The Triticum dicoccoides isolate Atlit2015 ecotype Zavitan chromosome 6A, WEW_v2.0, whole genome shotgun sequence genome has a window encoding:
- the LOC119319090 gene encoding haloacid dehalogenase-like hydrolase domain-containing protein 3 isoform X2, giving the protein MSLLSRLRLVTVDVTGTLIAYRGQLGDYYCTAARSAGLPCPGYARMHQAFKAAYADMTAKHPCFGHASRMPDHRWWRTCVRDSFLRAGHEYDDATFERIFGQIYAAFGSPAPYSVFPDARPFLRWLRGEGIMAGVVTNADCRYRDVVLPALGLNQGSEWDFGVFSGVAGVEKPDRRIYEMALEAAGGVAPEEALHIGDSMSKDYAPARAVGMHALLLDRFGTADAERWRRSGAVVLPDLVSAREWLIRDPPAAHGGTDNAWAEE; this is encoded by the exons ATGTCGCTGCTGTCGAGGCTGCGGCTGGTGACCGTGGACGTGACGGGGACGCTGATCGCCTACAGAGGGCAGCTCGGCGACTACTACTGCACGGCGGCCAGGTCCGCCGGGCTGCCGTGCCCCGGCTACGCGCGCATGCACCAGGCCTTCAAGGCCGCCTACGCCGACATGACGGCCAAGCACCCCTGCTTCGGCCACGCCTCCAGGATGCCCGACCATCGCTGGTGGAGGACGTGCGTCAGGGACTCCTTCCTCAGG GCAGGACACGAGTACGATGATGCCACATTTGAGCGGATCTTCGGGCAAATCTACGCCGCCTTCGGCTCCCCCGCCCCGTACTCGGTGTTCCCCGACGCGCGGCCCTTCCTCCGGTGGCTGCGCGGCGAGGGGATCATGGCCGGGGTCGTCACCAACGCGGACTGCCGCTACAGGGACGTCGTCCTGCCCGCGCTGGGGCTGAACCAG GGGTCCGAGTGGGACTTCGGGGTGTTCTCGGGCGTCGCCGGCGTCGAGAAGCCCGACCGGCGGATCTACGAGATGGCGCTGGAGGCGGCCGGGGGCGTGGCGCCGGAGGAGGCGCTGCACATCGGCGACAGCATGAGCAAGGACTACGCGCCGGCCCGGGCCGTCGGGATGCACGCGCTGCTGCTGGACAGGTTCGGGACCGCTGATGCCGAGAGGTGGCGGCGGTCCGGCGCGGTGGTGCTCCCTGACCTCGTCTCCGCCCGGGAGTGGCTCATCCGGGATCCCCCTGCCGCGCATGGAGGAACCGACAACGCCTGGGCGGAGGAGTGA
- the LOC119319090 gene encoding uncharacterized protein LOC119319090 isoform X1, which produces MPPCVAGCHVAAVEAAAGDRGRDGDADRLQRAARRLLLHGGQVRRAAVPRLRAHAPGLQGRLRRHDGQAPLLRPRLQDARPSLVEDVRQGLLPQGKVKAGHEYDDATFERIFGQIYAAFGSPAPYSVFPDARPFLRWLRGEGIMAGVVTNADCRYRDVVLPALGLNQGSEWDFGVFSGVAGVEKPDRRIYEMALEAAGGVAPEEALHIGDSMSKDYAPARAVGMHALLLDRFGTADAERWRRSGAVVLPDLVSAREWLIRDPPAAHGGTDNAWAEE; this is translated from the exons ATGCCTCCGTGCGTCGCCGGCTGCCATGTCGCTGCTGTCGAGGCTGCGGCTGGTGACCGTGGACGTGACGGGGACGCTGATCGCCTACAGAGGGCAGCTCGGCGACTACTACTGCACGGCGGCCAGGTCCGCCGGGCTGCCGTGCCCCGGCTACGCGCGCATGCACCAGGCCTTCAAGGCCGCCTACGCCGACATGACGGCCAAGCACCCCTGCTTCGGCCACGCCTCCAGGATGCCCGACCATCGCTGGTGGAGGACGTGCGTCAGGGACTCCTTCCTCAGGGTAAGGTGAAG GCAGGACACGAGTACGATGATGCCACATTTGAGCGGATCTTCGGGCAAATCTACGCCGCCTTCGGCTCCCCCGCCCCGTACTCGGTGTTCCCCGACGCGCGGCCCTTCCTCCGGTGGCTGCGCGGCGAGGGGATCATGGCCGGGGTCGTCACCAACGCGGACTGCCGCTACAGGGACGTCGTCCTGCCCGCGCTGGGGCTGAACCAG GGGTCCGAGTGGGACTTCGGGGTGTTCTCGGGCGTCGCCGGCGTCGAGAAGCCCGACCGGCGGATCTACGAGATGGCGCTGGAGGCGGCCGGGGGCGTGGCGCCGGAGGAGGCGCTGCACATCGGCGACAGCATGAGCAAGGACTACGCGCCGGCCCGGGCCGTCGGGATGCACGCGCTGCTGCTGGACAGGTTCGGGACCGCTGATGCCGAGAGGTGGCGGCGGTCCGGCGCGGTGGTGCTCCCTGACCTCGTCTCCGCCCGGGAGTGGCTCATCCGGGATCCCCCTGCCGCGCATGGAGGAACCGACAACGCCTGGGCGGAGGAGTGA
- the LOC119316348 gene encoding choline-phosphate cytidylyltransferase 2-like: MADAKAEAARQAPQSSQEEEEDWKEAEGDVEVADRSTSNGGGGGAGEGITDRPIRVYADGIYDLFHFGHARSLEQAKKSFPNAYLLVGCCNDELTHQYKGRTVMTEDERYESLRHCKWVDEVIPDAPWVVTEEFLNKHNIDFVAHDSLPYHDASGASNDVYEFVKKLGKFKETKRTEGISTSDIIMRIVKDYNEYVMRNLARGYSRNDLGVSYVKEKRLRVNMGLKTLRDKVKQHQEKVGEKWSTVAKLQEEWVENADRWVVGFLEKFEEGCHSMGTAIKERIQERLKEAQSRDFSLLQYDSDDFDDFEEEDDEVAKDAKYVKE, from the exons ATGGCCGACGCGAAGGCCGAGGCGGCGAGGCAGGCGCCGCAGTCctcccaggaggaggaggaggactggaaggaGGCCGAGGGGGACGTCGAGGTCGCGGACAGGTCCACgagcaatggcggcggcggcggcgccggcgaggggaTCACGGACAGGCCGATCCGGGTCTACGCCGACGGCATCTACGACCTCTTCCACTTCGGCCACGCGCGCTCGCTCGAGCAGGCCAAGAAATC GTTCCCTAATGCATATCTTCTTGTCGGGTGCTGCAATGATGAGTTGACAcatcaatacaaaggaagaactgtcaTGACAGAGGACGAGAGATATGAATCACTTCGCCATTGCAA GTGGGTTGATGAAGTCATTCCTGACGCTCCGTGGGTAGTAACAGAAGAGTTCTTGAACAAGCATAACATCGATTTTGTTGCACATGATTCTCTGCC GTATCATGATGCTAGTGGAGCTAGTAATGATGTCTATGAATTT GTAAAAAAGCTTGGTAAATTTAAGGAGACCAAGCGCACAGAAGGCATATCAACCTCAGACATTATAATGAGGATTGTTAAAGATTATAATGAGTATGTTATGCGCAATCTGGCCAGGGGGTACAGCAGAAATGATCTTGGTGTCAGCTATGTCAAG GAAAAACGACTAAGAGTTAATATGGGATTGAAAACCCTCCGTGACAAAGTGAAGCAGCACCAAGAAAAAGTAGGGGAGAAG TGGAGTACAGTGGCAAAACTCCAGGAAGAGTGGGTTGAAAACGCAGATCGCTGGGTTGTTGGTTTTCTAGAGAAATTCGAGGAAGGTTGCCATTCAATG GGAACTGCCATCAAGGAAAGAATCCAGGAAAGGCTGAAGGAGGCGCAGTCTAGGGACTTCAGCCTTCTACAATACGACAGTGACGACTTTGACGACTTTGAAGAAGAAGACGATGAAGTTGCCAAAGATGCCAAATACGTGAAAGAATAG